GACCTTGGCCATCTTGATGGCGCGCTCGTCCAGCTCGGTCTCCTTGAATTCGGTCATGGATTACTTTCCTTCCAATTGGTCGGGCCGCGTATCCGGCTTGTGCCGAGCGCTCGACGCCCTCACATTGCGTTTTCCATAGTAGCGATGTGAGGTGACGTTGTGGTGGATTTTTGGCGTGTTTTGGTAGTTTGTGTTCTGTTAACGCTCACAGTTAACATTCTCGTGCGATTGCTCTGTTCGATTGGTGGTATGACGAGCATTTCGGGAGATTGCTATCGGGAAAAACGAGAAACGAGTACTCTGGAAGCGAACGTATTAGCACTCGCGCCTCGCGAGTGCTAATACAATGGGAGAAGTATTTACGGAAGACGGTTTCTCCTAATATCGCAGATATTCCGAAAACCGGCTCCCGCTGAATCGTATCGTGTATACATAAAGAGGAGGCACGCATGACGCAGTCAAGACGTATGTTGGTGCTGCGTGCCGTCGTCGAGGACTATATTCGCTCGCAGGAGCCAGTCGGTTCGACCACCTTGACCAAAGATCATGATCTGGGCGTCAGCTCGGCCACCGTCCGTAATGATATGGCCGCCTTGGAAGATGAGGGATATCTTATTCAACCCCATACGTCGGCAGGGCGCATACCAACGGAAAAAGGGTACCGATACTTCGTGGACCGCTTGGCCACAGTGGTGCCGATGTCTGAAGCGCAACGCCGTGGCATCAACAGTTTTCTGTCGGGATCCGTCAATCTGCAGGACACCTTGCAGCGCGCAGCCCGCCTTCTGGCACAGATCACCGGTCAGGTCGCGGTTGTGGCGGCCCCGTCGTTGGCGAAATCGACATTACGGCATATCGAAATCGTTCCCGTATCAATCAACACCCTGTTGGCCGTCGTCATCACTGACACCGGCCGAGTGGCGCAACATATACTCAACGTTTCCGAGTTGCCGGACACCACAGTGCTGTCGCATCTGGTCAACGAAATCAACGCGCAGTGTGCCAGCGTTTCTTTGACACGAACCGCGGACTATGTCAGGCAGATGTCATCCCGCAAGGAATACCGCCCCATCAGTAGACTGGCGGAAACGCTTGCTCAAGCTTTCGATGGCATGGCCGACGACGAGCGCGCGAGCGAACTCTATATGGCAGGAACCTCACGACTCGCGCACCAGCGTGCCGTGGCCGATCTTGCACCATTGTTCGATGCGCTGGAAGAGCAAGTCGTGCTCATGAAACTCATGAGCACGTTGAGCGAAACCACGCAATCCGATGGAGTCGGAGTGGCCATCGGCTCCGAAACGCACACGCCCGGTCTGCTGCATGCATCCGTGGTGACCAGCGGGTACGGTCGAACCTCGGCAACCGCTGACGACGTAACAAAAGGCGAGACTGCGGAGGAGCAGGGGAGAGAGACAAGCAATCACACCACTGCAGCGCAGGATTCCACCGAGCCCATCGCCTTCGTCGGATCCATAGGACCGACGCATATGGACTATGCTGCGACCATGGCAGCAGTGCGTGCCGTTGCCAGATATCTGACCGCATTCGTGGCTCACGACGAAAACCAAAACAACAGCTGACCCCGCCTTATGGCACAATGACACGCGAAAAGCAATAGGGAGAAAGAACAACCGTGACGGACTATTACGAAGTGCTGGGCGTAGACCGCTCCGCAAGCGACGACGAGATCAAAAAAGCTTATCGAAAGATGAGCCGCAAATATCATCCCGATATCGCAGGTCCGGAATTCGAAGACAAATTCAAGGAAGTCAATAACGCCTACGAAGTGTTGTCCGATCCACAGAAGCGTCAGATGTTCGACGCCGGCGTGGACCCGAACGATCCGAACGCCGGCGGCATGCATGGCGGATTCAGCGGCGGATTCGGCGACATGGGTGACATTTTCAACATGTTCACCGGAGGTGCTTTCGGCGGTGGCAACGGCGGTCCGACCCCTCGTACACAGCCGGGACGCGATGCACTGGCCACAGTGACCATCGACTTGAAGACTGCGGTGTTCGGCGACACCGCACATGTTGAAATCAAAACGTTCGGTCTGTGCCAGGAATGCGCCGGCACCGGCTGCCAGAAAGGTACCCAGCCGGCACAGTGCCCCGACTGCCATGGTCAGGGCTACGCACAGCGCGTGGTGCGCACCATGCTTGGCCAGATGATGACCACCGCTCCATGCGAGCGTTGCGAGGGACATGGTACCGTTATCGAAAATCCGTGTCCGTCCTGCCTTGGTCATGGTCGTGTGCGTATCACCCGTAATGTCGGCGTGTCCGTGCCTGCCGGCGTGACGAACAATACCCGTCTGCGTCTCGCTAATCAGGGCGAGGTGGGTGAAAACGGCGGTGTTGCCGGCGACCTGTATGTCGACATCCGCATCGCTCAGGATGACACCTTCACTCGTAACGGTGATGATTTGCACTGCTGGATCCAAGTGCCGATGAGCTGGGCCGTACTGGGGCATGATCTGGAAATCGACACGTTCGATGGCAAGCAGTCTGTGAGAGTGCCTGCAGGAAGCCAGCCTGACGACACTGTGACCTTGAAGAATCTGGGCGTCACGCATCTTAACAACAAGAGCGAGCGTGGCGATCTGGTGGCGCATATCGCAGTGAAGATTCCGACAAAGCTCACTGACGACGAGCGTGCCTTGATGGAACGGTTTGCCGAAAAGCATGACACAGATGCCCAACATGTTGCGGTAAGCGCACGCCCGACTTCCGGAACGAAGAAGGGCTTCTTCTCCAAGCTGAAGGATGCACTGCGCTGAATTTCCCTATCCTCATGTCGTACATCCGATGAGAAAACGTTAGATCGCATATCAAATAGCCGGTTGCTTCAAAAACGAAGCAACCGGCTATTTTGTCAATGTTTCTGCTGTAGCAAGCGGATTGCCTCACGCCTACAACAGCCAATCATTAGGCATATCTACGTGTTTATTTGAGCAATGACCGGCACATAGCGCGATACTGGTTCACATAGCCACCGCCGAAGAACACGCAGTGGCCTGCGATGGGGTAGAGCTGCCACAATGTGGTGCGCTCCTGCCATCCTGCTTTCAGCGGATGTACGGACTGGTATCCGTCGAGAATGTCCCGCAAGTACGACATGCCGAATAGGTCAAGCATGGCGAGATCCTCTTCACGATGCCCGCCGTGCGCGGCTGGGTCGATCAGCACCGCTTCCACGGATCCGGAATCGGCCGACCACATGACATTGCCGCTCCACAGATCGCCGTGCACTCGTGCTGGCTTGTCATTGGCCGCCTTGCCCAGTATTTCAGGCAACGCTTCAATGACGGCCTCAGTCAGTTCCATATCGTAATCAGTGAGTTCACGGCGCTTCATACCAAGCTGTACCATCGGGCGGAGCCTGCCTTCGGCCAAATATGTCGCCACATCATCCCATTCGCCTGCGTCCATGGGAACGGGATCCTGCAAGGGGCCGAAATAACAAGTTCCCGTATATCCGGCTGGGGCAGATCCAAAGTAATCGGCTCCGGCATCATGCATACGCGCGAGAGCAGCGCCGAAATCATGCGCGGCCTGCAAAGTCGGACCACAGGCGTTCACTCGTTCAATGTTGAGATAATCCTTGCCCCAGTCGTACACGTCTACCACACGTGGCCCGCCTTTGGATTGCGCTTCGCCAAGCCACTGCAGGCCACGGCCCTCGCATTCGAAGAAACCTTCAGGACTGAATGCCCTGCTCTTGCGATATTTGCTCATGCTGCCCGACCTTTCCTTGCATGATCCGCCACATTTGCGAGACCTTATGGAATCGTTAGTGAAGCTCCGATGGGTTTTGGCACCATTGTGTGCATGGTTTGAGACAACTCAAGGATCCATAGCGAAAAATTAGACCCCTCTCGCTAGTCTTGGATGCGGAAAAGCAGACGAAACCATTGATACATATAAAAGAGGGTTCATGAATTTCTTCCAAGCGATTTTCCTTGGTCTGGTGCAGGCATTGACCGAGTACCTGCCAGTTTCTTCCAGCGCGCATATTCGCATTATCGGCGATTTGATGCTGGGATCCGATCCGGGCGCCGCGTTCACCGCAATCATCCAGATCGGCACCGAGCTTGCCGTGATTTTGTATTTCCGACATGACATCATCCGCATTCTTGGAGCATGGTTCGGTTCCCTGTTCGGCAAAGAAGGCAAGGATTTCAAAAGCCGTATGGGAGCGCACAATCCAGACACGCAGATGGGCTGGTTCATCATCCTCGGCACGATGCCGATTCTGATTGCCGGCCTGCTGTTCAAGCATGCGATCGAAGGGTCACTGCGTAATCTGTGGATCACCGTCACCGTACTTGCATTGTTCGGCGTGCTGCTGTGGGTGGTCGACGCCCGTTCCAAGCAGGTCAAGACCATGAAGGAAATGACCTGGAAGGATGCGCTGATCTTCGGCATCGGCCAGATGCTCGCATTGATTCCCGGCGTTTCCCGTTCTGGGGGCACCATCACCTTTGGACGCGCCATGGGATACACCCGTGAGGCAGCC
This window of the Bifidobacterium pseudocatenulatum DSM 20438 = JCM 1200 = LMG 10505 genome carries:
- a CDS encoding fructosamine kinase family protein — encoded protein: MSKYRKSRAFSPEGFFECEGRGLQWLGEAQSKGGPRVVDVYDWGKDYLNIERVNACGPTLQAAHDFGAALARMHDAGADYFGSAPAGYTGTCYFGPLQDPVPMDAGEWDDVATYLAEGRLRPMVQLGMKRRELTDYDMELTEAVIEALPEILGKAANDKPARVHGDLWSGNVMWSADSGSVEAVLIDPAAHGGHREEDLAMLDLFGMSYLRDILDGYQSVHPLKAGWQERTTLWQLYPIAGHCVFFGGGYVNQYRAMCRSLLK
- the uppP gene encoding undecaprenyl-diphosphatase UppP, translating into MNFFQAIFLGLVQALTEYLPVSSSAHIRIIGDLMLGSDPGAAFTAIIQIGTELAVILYFRHDIIRILGAWFGSLFGKEGKDFKSRMGAHNPDTQMGWFIILGTMPILIAGLLFKHAIEGSLRNLWITVTVLALFGVLLWVVDARSKQVKTMKEMTWKDALIFGIGQMLALIPGVSRSGGTITFGRAMGYTREAAVRVSFLMAIPAVFGAGILEAVSAVKDVAAGDAGMFPGWGPTIAAAIVAFVVGYVVIIGFLKFVSTFSYKAFAIYRIGLAIVVALLLITGVLSPLEAAAAA
- the dnaJ gene encoding molecular chaperone DnaJ, whose product is MTDYYEVLGVDRSASDDEIKKAYRKMSRKYHPDIAGPEFEDKFKEVNNAYEVLSDPQKRQMFDAGVDPNDPNAGGMHGGFSGGFGDMGDIFNMFTGGAFGGGNGGPTPRTQPGRDALATVTIDLKTAVFGDTAHVEIKTFGLCQECAGTGCQKGTQPAQCPDCHGQGYAQRVVRTMLGQMMTTAPCERCEGHGTVIENPCPSCLGHGRVRITRNVGVSVPAGVTNNTRLRLANQGEVGENGGVAGDLYVDIRIAQDDTFTRNGDDLHCWIQVPMSWAVLGHDLEIDTFDGKQSVRVPAGSQPDDTVTLKNLGVTHLNNKSERGDLVAHIAVKIPTKLTDDERALMERFAEKHDTDAQHVAVSARPTSGTKKGFFSKLKDALR
- the hrcA gene encoding heat-inducible transcriptional repressor HrcA, with the translated sequence MTQSRRMLVLRAVVEDYIRSQEPVGSTTLTKDHDLGVSSATVRNDMAALEDEGYLIQPHTSAGRIPTEKGYRYFVDRLATVVPMSEAQRRGINSFLSGSVNLQDTLQRAARLLAQITGQVAVVAAPSLAKSTLRHIEIVPVSINTLLAVVITDTGRVAQHILNVSELPDTTVLSHLVNEINAQCASVSLTRTADYVRQMSSRKEYRPISRLAETLAQAFDGMADDERASELYMAGTSRLAHQRAVADLAPLFDALEEQVVLMKLMSTLSETTQSDGVGVAIGSETHTPGLLHASVVTSGYGRTSATADDVTKGETAEEQGRETSNHTTAAQDSTEPIAFVGSIGPTHMDYAATMAAVRAVARYLTAFVAHDENQNNS